The genomic segment TTAGGTATATGGTGTTTCTTTCGAGTATCGTTCTTTTTGTTTGAAACCAaatcccgcttgaatattataaacgtatgtgtggattttgaggttggtcattctggatctggatgtatagaaactttaaaatatctaaataaccaatgtatctaaaactgGTTCtgatatttataacaaaaatagccatataacttTATTCGGTCCAGGTCTTTTGAATATTGTTAGTTATAatatgatacatctaaaatatataacactaactatgaaaaataaatattggtgtataaaaatatatttcatggtagttagttcagttgaaataaatatatttaaaatgtttatatgaactgaaaaagaaatcaatataaaagtagtgtacatttggattcaaaatcatttcttttaaccacaaactacacatatatattgatttgtatacaaatttaaattacaatgtaaatatttaactaatatagaaatatgtcacattgtttaaacaaaatatcaatgtaaaagtattgtataattgcgttctaaaatcatttattttaacaagccaaataaatatgttgattagaGAAAGAATAAAACAGAGCCagagaaatatatagtttactagagactctatgtgtcgaatttattataaagaaagttttactaagataaaaatacattcaataattataaacaaataatatattttataaaaaataatatccgcgctttcgaagcgcgggtcaaaatctagtaaataaTTATAACACTTGTAATTTGAGTCCAAGGAAATGACTTACCACAAGGGCAGCCTTGCTTGCCAGTGTTAATGTCGAAAATTTCCACGTCATATTTCCACATCAGTTGGGCAAAACACAGGTTAGATCTCTTCCTTTTATCCACATATATCATGCCACGTGTATCATTCTGGTAACGCCTAGATTGATCCATAACATCTTTCTTTTCCagaattttttgtttatgaGTTCACATCCAACGGCCACTACttttaagttcttttttttttgaacaccactTTTAAGTTCTAACGTAAACAACTTCTGAACAAATCGTAAATTATTGCTTGGGAGAATTTACCAATGCGTTTAGTGATTCAATTATTGATTGACAGATAAGTACTTTAATAAGCATTATTTATACATACTAAATACATGTTTTAGTATGTAGTACATAAGATAAGTGAATAGCGAATACCtttagggggatgtattcaatttagcatttgatgtgatttggtttttaatggagttttagatgattttaataagttgtagagatttaggtgatttttgttaaactactctagaatatcacctaaaacaatgggatttgagttttattttttttaactaagaaactccacccaaacaccctaaaatcacctcaaaactttaaaatctcacaacttaaaatattttcaataacagtggatttcagagtactttacgaaatgtcaagttcaataacagtggattttaaatgagtttttaaaattcatgtttgaataacagtggatttgtcattttaatgcaaatcacctgaaactctcagttgaatacacctCCCTTAGTTTGTGGTTTGTTCTCTAATAGTCCTCTTGTCGTTTGATAGGTTTTTGTAACTAACGTGCTATGAGCCTATGTGTAATGTGTATGAAGCTAgcttagttatttttgttttcgtATATTTACAccaaagaaaacatagaaaatcATCAAGCCTGACCACTCTTCTTCGGTTACGATTGCATCTATATTTTCATTTACGCTAAGAGTTCATATTACAACACATCATTTCCAATGGTATGTCTACATTAGTTTACCACTTTTAGATTAAGTGTATGTACAAATAATGTTCTCTGTCCTAAAAATCTTGGGTGTTTCTCAATATTTCAGATTTTATGTTGTTTCGTTCAATTATTTTGTTATAGTTacttactaaataataaaaaatgctGCCTTTGACAAGGGGAATTTAGTTGGAGCAAATGAAAGTTTACAAGCTTCTACCAACAACTTTTGGAAGTGGAGAAAAAGCCTGAACAGTCGACCAGAGGAACTAGAAAAGTGTTtgcattttttttccttttagaaGAACCTGGACCAATTGAGACAACGTGAATCTTGTGAAGAAGACGAATAAAGTCTATTATTAGAAGCTACTACAGCTTGTAAAACCAATTAACTCGAAAACTAACGGTTGCCTAGCCAGTTTATCACCAAAACAACATAAAGCTCGGCAGTATAATTGATACTCTCAAATAACAAATCAGTTGTTTGCTGATAACACATGCGGTTTAATTGATCCGTGGCTTGATTCAATTATCAAACATAAATGTGGCATGTAGAAAACTCTTTACCAATAACCTTCTCATTTGCTGTTTGTTAGAAAATTTGAGAACCCGGGACGTAAACCAAGACTATACATTTAATGATATCATGAAAGTAGGGATTGGCGTTCATATACCTATTTGGTTCGATTCAGATTTATTTggattttggattttggattttTAGGATCAAAAATTTCATTCTATtaagatatttctaaatttcggttcggattcgatCTAGATCTTTGCAGGTTTGGTTAGAGTTTGGAATTtgttatatacattaaatataacaaaatctataaataaaataatagattacaTATAAATTGAAATAGCATATGTTAAggtacctaaacttaacataaaagttggtttaatttgaatatttagatagagaatcaataaatattttaagtatttttggtgatttgaatatattttgagtatatttgagtatataaatctatttcggttatattcaaatatccaaaatatttaaatacttaaaatacttaaattatttattgattctctatttaaatattccaattaaactaatttttatattaagtttaggtactttaatatatgttatttaaataaacaaGGAGAAGAGATAGTTCTAGCTGCAAGAATGGACAAGTAAAGCTGGTGGGTTGTATGGTGAATGGAAATAGAGTTCCGACGCAAAGGTTCAAGTTTGGTTCTGCCAAAAAGGTTGTTGCTTGTTGGATTACCAGTTCCACCCTAGACGAAGACAGAGAAATAATTTTATGGATCTTTAcaggtttggttcggttttggaTAAccaattcaaattatttttaaattttttgaatttgttatATATGGGTGTTAGTGAGAGTTAGATTTATATAGAGTTTGTTGATTGTAAAAGTTAAGAGATTTGTTAAATTTGGAAAAAGTTGTagaaaattttatgtattttgaaaatctatgaaaataaattgttataatgattttaagaatctAAGGGATATAACTAGTATTCTCAAAATCATATTTAATGAGTTAATTTGTCAAGAATACAACCTCCAATAGCACTAAATTTGATAGATTTAtggaatttttaaaatccaaatttaaataaattctgtgtagaattataaaatcttcaaaccaataacacttgATTCTAATAAGAATGTGAGAatctataaaccaataacactagattctAAGAATTCTAATAATCTTTCTAAATCATACTCCCACTAACACCCCCTAAATAtcacaaaatctataaactaaaaaatagattacatataaatttaaataacatatgttaaagcacctaaacttaacataaaagttggtttagtttgaatatttggatagagaatcaataaatattttaagtattttggtgatttgagtatactttagagaatttaaaaatattttctatgttttagatgtttttaatatacattaaatctaataataattaatatatttaaatatataaatctatttcggtTATATCGAATACTCAAAATAGTTTGGTTCTTGTCGAATTCGGTTTCGATTCTACATACCAAAATTTTATacccatttaaatatttaatcaattttaggtcatatttgattttattttttggatcagttcggtttttcggattcagcctttgtttttttttctcagccGTTTCAGCCGTTTCACGAGAGTGAGAAATAATTGGTAAAGCGTAATTTTAGTAGTGGACCAGATCGATATTCCGGCCCATTTAAATATCCTACTTTTGCGTTGCTAATTCGGTGGTATAAGTGACTTTACGTTTCAAACATCTTGGGCTCTACTCATAATGGGTTTATATTACTATTTCTTTACAGCccatttgataaaattaaagtcTATGCCGTCCAAAATCACATAACAATCTGAAAGAGCAAGAAGGTTCGGAGGTGGGGCCAGTTGGGAGTTGATAATCTCATCTCACCGCACATCCCAAGGGCCAAAAACATGAATAGATCAATTCAAGAGGTTTTGAccccaaaaaagaaaatcaattcAAGAGGGCATATTCTCCCGCCTAGGGCGTTCACATTAACCAATCACACGTGCAGCCCAAAGAACTATCCACGTCATCCAAAACCATACTAAACCACTTAATAAGGTTTCTGATAAAAGGCCAAAAGAACCGGATAAGGAACCGCAACCCCGTGACGtctcatatatttattttgttttttcttcctACCAAATATCATCCATGGTTCAGCTCATAGTTGAAGGTACAGTACCTATTATACCACAGCTAATgattataaagttaaaaaaatctaGACGTAAATTGGGGAAAAAATCTAGACGTAAATTGGACATAAACGAactataattcatatatataattttcagaagcaaaaaaaagttattcaaAGTATATTTATCCTTGGTTCATAACACAGAATAGCCTAAAATATAAGATAAGCTTGTTTTTTTGCGTAAATGTTATCTTATTTTTTGGACGgaattaactttatttaatcaaatttttcCATGCAGTGTTGgtcttaaataattttagacCGGCAATTTAAAAACAAGATTTCATAATAGTTAAagccaaaataattttatatcaaaacatTAATAGGTAATCAAATCCTGGACATGCCTTTCATATTTGCTTCACTAATCACTAGACTACTTAaagattttgtaaacaaatgatgaataatttacaaaaacaaGTGAAAACTGGAAGCCTAAACTTTTATGGCTTCCCCTCTGAATCGCTATTGATTCCACGTTAGGAAAAGGATATCACGTTAAACTTGAAAACGTGATAATCAAATTGTAAAAAATCAGACTGTATTCATTTGtatcaaaatcaaatattatatccCATCCCCATTAATTGATATAAGCTATATATTTGCCCTTTACTTAATATTGACTCGATCATTATATTATAGCTGAAATATTCGTACAAGAGAACTAgaattatttttccaaaaaaataataaatagtagAAGAACAATATGtatttatcaataaataataaattctaGTAGTAGTACTTGATTCcaaatattttatctaaaaataaataaacgatAACCTTTAAAAATTGCCCcgcaaaaaataaatgaaaagagagaaaagggcTTTAAAGCGCAAAGGCACACGCCATTTATAAATAGGGGAAgcaaatattattatcatcatcatcaccatcttctCCTTGTCCTAAATCTCTCAAGCTCTCAACTCTCAACCACTATGGATCCTTACAAGGTAACAACTCTCTCCCTTTTCTCTGTCACTTGTTCCTCTTTAATGTGTTCGCAGCCGTTCAAAACGAAAATGTTGTTTTAGCTTTGGTATTGCACCCGTGTGTGAGTTTTGGATTCTTCGTCTCTGGAACTGTTCGATTGGTGTCGATGTAGATGTTTGACTTTCTTCTACTAGAACCTGTGAATCTATTTCGATTGCTGCAAATGATTCTGTCTCTTCCATTGCGTGATTATTCTGATGATGATATTTGATGACTGCAGTATCGGCCGGCGAGTTCTTACAACTCACCATTCTTCACCACCAACTCTGGTGCTCCTGTATGGAACAACAACTCCTCCATGACCGTCGGACCTAGAGGTATATATCTCACTATGGATGTTTCATCCTatgtaataattaaataaaagttaaatctATAAATGTTAAATGTCACACTTCCGATTGTGTCGTTGTGGCAGGTCCCATCCTTCTCGAAGATTACCATCTCATCGAGAAGCTAGCCAACTTCGACAGGGAACGTATACCCGAGCGTGTGGTTCACGCTAGAGGAGCCAGTGCTAAAGGTTTCTTCGAGGTCACTCATGACATCTCCCACCTCACATGTGCAGACTTCCTCAGAGCTCCTGGCGTTCAGACTCCACTCATTGTTCGTTTCTCCACCGTTATCCACGAGCGTGGAAGTCCCGAGACCTTGAGAGACCCTCGTGGTTTCGCAGTCAAGTTCTACACTAGAGAGgtactttatttttaatcagCAAAGTTTAGATACATGTTCTTATATCATAGTAAAGTGCATGACGGCCAATACCTCGTCTGCTAATTAAAGACAGACAAAGTCTTGTAACATCGGAAATTTTGGAAGGGAtcttaagtaatatataaaataattgggATAATCGTACTTTTAACTATCACGCGGTCTTACCGTGATTTATGAATGTCCTTTCAAAAAAAGTGCAAATGACTCATTATATGTTTGCAGGGAAACTTTGATCTTGTGGGAAACAACTTCCCTGTCTTCTTCATCAGAGACGGGATGAAGTTCCCTGACATGGTCCACGCACTCAAACCAAACCCCAAATCACACATCCAAGAGAACTGGAGAGTCCTAGACTTCTTCTCACACCACCCTGAGAGCTTAAACATGTTCACTTTCCTCTTCGACGACATCGGTATCCCACAAGACTACAGGCACATGGAAGGATCAGGTGTCAACACATACATGCTCATCAACAAATCCGGCAAAGCTCACTACGTGAAGTTCCACTGGAAACCAACTTGTGGAGTCAAGTCTCTATTAGAAGAAGATGCTATCCGA from the Raphanus sativus cultivar WK10039 unplaced genomic scaffold, ASM80110v3 Scaffold1462, whole genome shotgun sequence genome contains:
- the LOC130504261 gene encoding catalase-2-like codes for the protein MDPYKYRPASSYNSPFFTTNSGAPVWNNNSSMTVGPRGPILLEDYHLIEKLANFDRERIPERVVHARGASAKGFFEVTHDISHLTCADFLRAPGVQTPLIVRFSTVIHERGSPETLRDPRGFAVKFYTREGNFDLVGNNFPVFFIRDGMKFPDMVHALKPNPKSHIQENWRVLDFFSHHPESLNMFTFLFDDIGIPQDYRHMEGSGVNTYMLINKSGKAHYVKFHWKPTCGVKSLLEEDAIRVGGTNHSHATQDLYDSIAAGNYPEWKLFIQIIDPADEDKFDFDPLDVTKTWPEDLLPLQPVGRMVLNKNIDNFFAENEQLAFCPAIIVPGIHYSDDKLPSYACLLLC